From a region of the Thermodesulfobacteriota bacterium genome:
- the fabF gene encoding beta-ketoacyl-ACP synthase II, protein MGRRVVITGVGLVTPLGIGVDETWENLCSGKSGIGEITRFDATNFKTRIAGEVKGFNPEEFLPTKEAKRTELFISYAIAATRMAMEDSGLKIDHSNSDRVGVITGCGLGGLGIMERTIVSVDKRGPKRVSPFFIPMMIGNMAPGMISIHFGAKGPNSSIATACAAGAHAVGDSFKIIQRGAADAMITGGVEAVVTSTCIAGFNAMKALSTRNDEPEKASRPFDRDRDGFIVGEGSGILILEDLGKALERGAHIYAEIIGFGMTGDGYHMTSPSPDGDGMIRCMQAAIDDANISPDEVDYINAHGTSTQLNDLYETRAVKSVFNEKAYSIPISSTKSMTGHLLGGAGGIETVFTALTVHEGMIPPTINHDNPAEECDLDYVPNVARKKNVKIAMTNSFGFGGTNASLIVKAYDNK, encoded by the coding sequence TTGGGCAGGCGGGTTGTAATTACAGGAGTCGGACTTGTAACACCCCTGGGTATAGGGGTAGATGAAACGTGGGAGAATCTTTGCTCCGGCAAATCGGGAATTGGTGAGATCACCCGGTTTGATGCCACCAATTTTAAAACCAGAATAGCCGGCGAGGTAAAGGGCTTTAATCCTGAAGAATTTCTTCCCACCAAAGAGGCAAAACGTACCGAGCTCTTTATTTCCTATGCCATTGCGGCAACGCGTATGGCTATGGAAGATTCCGGGCTGAAGATTGACCATTCCAATTCAGACAGAGTGGGTGTGATTACCGGATGCGGCCTCGGGGGCCTTGGAATTATGGAACGGACCATTGTATCTGTTGATAAGAGAGGACCTAAAAGAGTCTCTCCCTTCTTTATACCCATGATGATAGGAAATATGGCTCCGGGAATGATATCCATCCATTTTGGGGCCAAAGGTCCCAATTCTTCCATTGCGACCGCATGTGCCGCAGGAGCTCACGCGGTCGGCGATTCATTCAAGATAATCCAAAGAGGTGCTGCAGATGCCATGATTACCGGTGGCGTTGAAGCGGTGGTGACTTCCACATGTATTGCCGGGTTTAATGCCATGAAAGCGCTGTCCACCCGCAATGATGAACCGGAAAAAGCATCGCGACCCTTTGATCGAGACCGTGACGGCTTTATTGTGGGCGAAGGAAGCGGTATCCTTATTCTTGAAGATCTGGGAAAAGCACTTGAGAGAGGGGCGCATATCTATGCGGAAATAATAGGATTCGGCATGACCGGGGATGGTTATCATATGACCTCGCCTTCTCCGGATGGTGATGGCATGATAAGGTGCATGCAAGCGGCCATTGATGACGCCAATATTTCGCCCGACGAGGTGGATTATATAAATGCACATGGCACTTCAACTCAACTTAACGACCTATATGAAACCAGGGCGGTCAAATCTGTTTTTAATGAAAAAGCCTATTCAATTCCCATAAGTTCTACCAAATCGATGACCGGTCACCTGCTTGGTGGTGCTGGTGGAATTGAAACGGTATTTACCGCTCTGACGGTTCATGAAGGGATGATCCCCCCGACTATCAACCATGACAATCCAGCCGAAGAATGCGATCTTGATTATGTACCAAATGTTGCCCGTAAAAAGAATGTTAAAATTGCCATGACAAATTCTTTCGGTTTTGGCGGGACAAACGCATCACTCATAGTTAAGGCGTACGATAATAAGTAG
- the acpP gene encoding acyl carrier protein — translation MSVEDKMKKIIAEKLSVAIEEIVPEASFVDDLGADSLDLVELIMSMEEEFDTDISDEDAEKIVTVKDAIDYINAQS, via the coding sequence ATGTCTGTTGAAGATAAAATGAAAAAAATTATTGCGGAAAAATTGAGTGTGGCTATTGAAGAAATTGTACCGGAAGCATCCTTTGTAGATGACCTGGGTGCAGATTCACTTGATCTTGTAGAACTGATTATGTCAATGGAAGAAGAATTCGATACGGATATTTCTGATGAAGATGCAGAAAAAATTGTAACCGTCAAAGATGCCATTGATTACATCAACGCACAGTCATAA